One Brevibacillus choshinensis genomic window carries:
- a CDS encoding NYN domain-containing protein, with the protein MAKKKAKQLLIVDGYNIIGAWPDLRLLKDQDRMDEARDLLVSKMAEYQSFTGMKVIIVFDAYNVPGTGRQIEDYQVEIYFTKKKETADEKIEQLVSEFHQKNRQIYVATSDYTSQRVIFGQGALRKSARELLLDMEVAGKEIKQQVEQTKEERFSKRIPLNDEIAKIFEKWRRE; encoded by the coding sequence ATGGCCAAGAAGAAAGCCAAGCAGCTGTTGATCGTGGATGGCTACAATATCATCGGTGCCTGGCCGGATCTGCGCCTGTTGAAAGATCAGGATCGCATGGACGAGGCTCGTGATCTATTGGTCTCCAAAATGGCCGAATACCAGAGCTTCACAGGTATGAAAGTTATCATTGTCTTTGACGCGTACAATGTGCCGGGGACTGGTCGGCAAATCGAGGACTACCAGGTTGAGATCTACTTTACGAAGAAAAAGGAGACGGCTGACGAAAAAATCGAGCAGCTTGTCTCCGAATTTCACCAGAAAAATCGACAAATCTACGTAGCTACCTCGGACTATACCTCCCAGCGTGTCATTTTTGGGCAAGGAGCGTTGCGCAAATCCGCGCGGGAGTTGCTGCTTGATATGGAAGTCGCAGGGAAAGAAATCAAACAGCAAGTGGAGCAAACCAAGGAAGAACGCTTCTCCAAACGCATTCCGTTGAATGATGAAATAGCGAAAATATTCGAAAAATGGAGAAGGGAATAA
- a CDS encoding DUF1573 domain-containing protein, with amino-acid sequence MDKSNVDGFQTQVSELLIRHRSVLDVMSKVQETASRINRSLTKAITECGCVEVVAKKQTYDSSKNLEENKLQLDTHFTGPLCEHCRDVVTAELGKNLFYLTALCNITDIKLEDVLQKESNRLNTLGVFNLS; translated from the coding sequence ATGGACAAAAGCAATGTAGACGGATTCCAAACGCAGGTCTCAGAACTCTTGATCAGGCATCGCAGCGTGCTCGACGTCATGTCCAAAGTTCAGGAAACTGCATCCCGTATCAACCGTTCTTTGACGAAAGCCATCACGGAGTGCGGCTGTGTCGAGGTAGTAGCCAAAAAGCAGACGTACGATTCGAGCAAAAACCTGGAAGAAAACAAATTACAGTTGGACACTCACTTCACTGGCCCTTTGTGCGAGCATTGCCGCGATGTCGTGACAGCCGAGCTAGGGAAAAACCTGTTTTACCTCACTGCTCTGTGCAACATCACGGATATCAAACTCGAAGACGTGCTGCAAAAAGAATCGAATCGGCTGAACACATTAGGGGTCTTCAACCTTTCATAG
- the rpmG gene encoding 50S ribosomal protein L33, which produces MRVNITLACTECGERNYISTKNKRTTTERVELKKYCSRDKKQTLHRETK; this is translated from the coding sequence ATGCGAGTAAACATCACGTTGGCGTGCACCGAGTGTGGCGAGCGTAACTATATCTCCACCAAGAACAAGCGCACCACAACTGAACGTGTTGAACTGAAAAAGTATTGCTCCCGTGACAAGAAGCAAACCCTTCATCGCGAGACGAAGTAA
- the rlmB gene encoding 23S rRNA (guanosine(2251)-2'-O)-methyltransferase RlmB yields MSEEWILGKNPVIEALRSGRTINKIWIAEGTNKNLMAPVFALAKEQGVIVTTANRKKLDQLVSTDNHQGVVASVAAYDYVEVDDILKRAEEKGQPPFILLLDELEDPHNLGSIMRTADAVGAHGVIIPKRRSVSLTATVAKASAGAINYVPVARVTNLVRTMEELKERGVWIAGTDASAKQDFRQGDYTMPLAIVIGSEGKGMSRLVRENCDFLYSLPMAGNVTSLNASVAAALLMYEVYRSRSPLPTRVK; encoded by the coding sequence ATGAGTGAAGAGTGGATTCTCGGGAAAAACCCGGTGATTGAAGCGCTCCGTTCGGGGCGTACGATTAATAAAATCTGGATCGCGGAAGGAACCAATAAAAACTTGATGGCTCCTGTCTTTGCTTTGGCCAAGGAGCAGGGCGTAATCGTGACCACAGCCAATCGAAAAAAGCTGGATCAGCTTGTGTCCACGGATAACCATCAAGGCGTGGTGGCATCGGTTGCTGCTTACGACTATGTCGAAGTGGACGATATTTTGAAGCGGGCAGAGGAAAAGGGCCAGCCGCCTTTTATTTTGTTGCTGGACGAGCTGGAGGATCCGCACAATCTCGGCTCGATCATGAGGACAGCTGACGCGGTAGGCGCGCATGGCGTCATCATTCCGAAAAGACGCTCCGTGAGCTTGACGGCGACGGTTGCCAAAGCATCTGCAGGCGCGATCAACTATGTGCCGGTAGCGAGGGTTACCAATCTGGTCCGCACGATGGAAGAGCTGAAGGAGCGCGGAGTCTGGATTGCGGGCACGGATGCGAGCGCCAAGCAGGATTTCCGCCAAGGGGATTACACCATGCCGCTTGCGATTGTCATTGGCAGCGAGGGTAAAGGGATGAGCCGATTGGTCCGGGAGAACTGTGATTTCTTGTACAGCCTGCCTATGGCTGGAAATGTCACGTCCCTGAATGCTTCTGTGGCAGCCGCCCTGTTGATGTACGAAGTTTACCGTTCCAGGAGTCCACTTCCGACGCGGGTGAAGTAA
- the cysS gene encoding cysteine--tRNA ligase — MSIQLTNTLTRRKEPFVPLEPGKVKMYVCGPTVYNYIHIGNSRPAIVFDTLRRYLKYRGYQVTFVQNITDVDDKLIRVANEEGTTVKEVADRFTDAFNEDLRSLNVLPPDIQPRVMQTIPEIIEFVEGLIEKGFAYESEGDVYFRTGRFEEYGKLSHQPLDDLQAGARVEINEKKEHPLDFALWKSAKPGEVAWSSPWGEGRPGWHIECSAMALKFLGEEIDIHAGGTDLVFPHHENEIAQSECLTGKVFARYWLHNGMLNINNEKMSKSLGNFLLARDLVKQFGGQLIRFFMLLGHYRNPINFSDDLLEQASNGLERIKTAYTNLSYRLGTSRAEEPNGQASEQARIIGELRDKFIAEMDDDLNTANAITVLFDVVKEANLYMRNENVGTQEIQAYMDLLAELTGVLGLVLEQKEELLDSEIDALIEERTEARKARNFTRSDEIRDLLAAKGIVLEDTPQGVRWRRK; from the coding sequence ATGAGCATTCAGTTGACTAATACATTGACTAGGCGAAAAGAGCCGTTCGTACCATTGGAGCCGGGCAAGGTGAAAATGTACGTGTGCGGTCCAACCGTATACAACTACATCCACATCGGGAACTCTCGCCCGGCTATTGTTTTCGACACGCTTCGCCGTTACCTGAAATACCGCGGATACCAGGTTACCTTCGTGCAAAACATCACCGACGTGGACGACAAACTGATTCGTGTGGCCAATGAAGAAGGAACCACCGTGAAGGAAGTGGCTGACCGATTCACGGATGCTTTCAACGAAGACCTGCGTTCCTTGAACGTGCTGCCTCCGGATATTCAGCCGCGCGTCATGCAGACGATTCCGGAAATCATTGAGTTCGTGGAAGGTCTGATCGAAAAAGGCTTTGCTTACGAGAGCGAAGGGGATGTGTATTTCCGCACGGGTCGCTTTGAGGAGTACGGTAAGCTGTCGCACCAACCGTTGGATGATCTGCAGGCAGGGGCGCGCGTGGAGATTAACGAGAAGAAGGAGCATCCGCTCGACTTTGCTCTGTGGAAGTCGGCCAAACCAGGCGAAGTGGCTTGGAGCAGCCCGTGGGGAGAAGGTCGTCCCGGCTGGCACATTGAATGCTCGGCGATGGCTCTCAAATTCCTCGGGGAAGAGATCGACATCCATGCTGGCGGTACGGATCTGGTGTTCCCTCACCATGAAAATGAGATTGCGCAGTCGGAATGCTTGACGGGTAAGGTCTTCGCCCGTTATTGGCTGCACAATGGAATGCTCAACATCAACAACGAAAAAATGTCCAAATCCCTGGGCAATTTCTTGCTGGCGAGAGATTTGGTCAAACAATTCGGCGGTCAGCTGATTCGCTTTTTCATGCTGCTGGGCCATTACCGCAACCCGATCAATTTCAGTGATGACCTGCTGGAGCAAGCGTCCAACGGCTTGGAGAGGATCAAGACGGCTTACACCAATCTAAGCTACCGTCTGGGAACGTCCCGCGCGGAAGAACCAAACGGCCAGGCGTCGGAGCAGGCGCGCATCATTGGTGAGCTGCGGGATAAATTCATCGCCGAAATGGACGATGATCTCAATACGGCGAATGCCATCACTGTTTTGTTTGATGTGGTAAAAGAAGCGAACCTGTACATGAGAAACGAGAATGTGGGTACTCAGGAGATTCAAGCCTACATGGACTTGCTCGCAGAGCTCACGGGCGTACTCGGACTTGTGCTCGAGCAGAAAGAAGAACTCTTGGACAGTGAAATCGACGCGTTGATCGAGGAGCGGACCGAAGCACGCAAGGCACGTAACTTTACGCGTTCAGACGAAATTCGCGACCTGCTAGCTGCAAAAGGAATCGTGCTGGAAGACACTCCACAGGGTGTTCGCTGGCGCCGAAAATAA
- the sigH gene encoding RNA polymerase sporulation sigma factor SigH — MSVDLKELMHAQYELMTDEEVVDLVRDNDSEALEYLINKYKNFVRAKARSYFLIGADREDIVQEGMIGLYKSIRDFRGDKLTSFKAFAELCITRQIITAIKTATRQKHIPLNSYVSLDKPIYDEDSDRTLLDVISGTKVTDPEELFINREEFDDIEGKMSEILSDLERQVLMLYLDGRSYQQIAVELKRHVKSIDNALQRVKRKLERYLEGREIHL; from the coding sequence GTGAGTGTTGACCTCAAGGAGCTAATGCATGCCCAATATGAACTGATGACCGACGAAGAAGTTGTCGACCTGGTTCGCGATAATGATTCCGAAGCGCTCGAGTACTTGATCAACAAGTACAAGAACTTTGTGCGCGCCAAAGCCAGATCCTATTTTCTTATTGGGGCTGATCGTGAAGACATCGTACAGGAAGGCATGATTGGCCTGTACAAGTCGATTCGCGACTTCCGAGGGGACAAGCTCACTTCTTTCAAGGCATTTGCCGAGCTGTGCATCACACGTCAAATCATTACGGCAATCAAGACGGCTACTAGACAAAAACATATACCTCTCAACTCATACGTGTCACTAGATAAGCCTATTTATGACGAGGATTCTGACCGGACGCTGCTCGATGTGATTTCGGGTACGAAGGTGACAGATCCCGAGGAACTGTTCATCAACCGTGAAGAGTTTGATGATATTGAAGGCAAAATGAGCGAGATTTTGAGCGACCTGGAGCGCCAGGTGCTGATGCTCTATCTAGACGGCAGATCCTATCAGCAGATTGCAGTTGAGCTCAAACGTCACGTGAAATCGATTGATAATGCGCTGCAGCGCGTCAAGCGAAAGCTGGAGCGTTACTTGGAAGGTAGAGAGATTCATCTGTAA
- a CDS encoding PIN/TRAM domain-containing protein — MVRRIGKIFFVLVGGGLGYQYGADLFSLLNNLLNFGEVAGTQYIGAVLGAILFFFLANWLLDYILRVIRWGEETLVKMPIVDVMFGAMGLISGLIVAFLLFLPISKIPIPIIGDLLPLVVSGLLGYLGFQVGFRKRDEIMSVFSIGRKDKKKDTGTTATNVENKILDTSVIIDGRIADICRTGFLEGVLVIPGFVLEELQHIADSSDVLKRNRGRRGLDILNKIQKEMKVKVQIWEGDFEEVSEVDSKLIKLAKVMNGKVVTNDFNLNKVCELQGVSVLNINDLANAVKPVVLPGEEMNVQVIKDGKEHGQGVAYLDDGTMIVVEGGREYIGNDVDVLVTSVLQTSAGRMIFAKPKLLEKAL, encoded by the coding sequence ATGGTACGCCGCATAGGAAAAATCTTTTTTGTTTTGGTTGGTGGGGGCTTGGGCTACCAGTACGGTGCTGACTTGTTCTCATTACTCAATAATCTGTTAAACTTCGGTGAAGTAGCAGGGACGCAATACATTGGTGCGGTACTTGGTGCCATCTTGTTCTTCTTTTTAGCCAATTGGCTCTTGGATTATATTTTGAGGGTGATTCGTTGGGGAGAAGAGACACTCGTCAAAATGCCAATTGTGGATGTTATGTTCGGAGCGATGGGGTTGATTAGTGGTCTTATTGTTGCCTTTTTATTATTCCTGCCCATCAGTAAAATTCCGATCCCTATCATAGGAGATCTGTTGCCGTTGGTCGTGTCTGGTTTGCTCGGTTATTTGGGATTCCAGGTTGGGTTCCGCAAACGGGATGAAATCATGTCCGTATTTTCCATCGGTCGCAAGGATAAGAAAAAAGACACGGGTACTACCGCTACGAACGTAGAGAACAAGATTCTCGATACGAGCGTGATCATCGACGGACGCATCGCAGATATTTGCCGCACCGGGTTTCTGGAAGGTGTGCTGGTCATTCCGGGATTTGTGCTTGAAGAACTTCAACACATTGCAGATTCCTCCGACGTGCTGAAAAGAAACAGAGGGCGCCGGGGACTTGATATTCTGAACAAGATCCAAAAAGAAATGAAAGTGAAAGTGCAGATCTGGGAAGGTGACTTTGAAGAAGTCTCCGAGGTCGACAGCAAGCTGATCAAGCTGGCGAAAGTCATGAACGGGAAAGTCGTGACGAATGACTTCAACCTGAACAAGGTTTGCGAATTGCAGGGTGTCTCCGTCTTGAACATCAATGATTTGGCAAACGCGGTAAAGCCAGTCGTCCTGCCAGGTGAAGAAATGAACGTTCAAGTCATCAAGGACGGTAAGGAGCACGGCCAAGGGGTCGCTTATTTGGACGACGGAACGATGATCGTCGTAGAAGGCGGACGCGAGTATATCGGCAACGATGTCGATGTCCTCGTCACCAGCGTGCTGCAAACCTCGGCAGGCCGTATGATCTTCGCAAAGCCAAAGCTGTTGGAAAAAGCATTGTAG
- a CDS encoding Mini-ribonuclease 3, with the protein MQKEELTRDPNQTNPLVLAFLGDATYAHCVRYHLIAKGLVKPNQLHKTANRYVSAKAQANILLTLLPTLPEDELSVVKRGRNAKSGSTAKNADIIDYRHATAFEALIGYLYLNGKEERIAEIMQQAFAIVEGE; encoded by the coding sequence ATGCAAAAAGAAGAATTAACCCGGGATCCTAATCAGACCAATCCATTGGTGCTTGCTTTTCTCGGCGACGCTACGTATGCCCATTGTGTGAGGTATCATTTGATTGCCAAGGGGCTGGTCAAACCAAACCAGCTCCACAAGACGGCAAACCGTTACGTTTCGGCAAAGGCGCAGGCGAACATCTTGTTGACCCTGCTGCCTACATTGCCGGAAGATGAACTAAGTGTCGTAAAGCGAGGGAGAAATGCCAAGTCTGGATCGACCGCGAAAAATGCGGATATCATTGACTATCGGCATGCGACGGCTTTTGAAGCCCTGATTGGATACCTGTACCTGAATGGGAAAGAAGAGCGGATTGCTGAAATCATGCAGCAGGCTTTTGCGATTGTGGAAGGAGAATAA
- the secE gene encoding preprotein translocase subunit SecE, with protein sequence MVDATKSGGGKVGFIARIGASFRRTGGFFGDVMSELKKVRWPNRKELTTYTLVVMVTVVLLAIFFFVVDLGISRLIDLILGT encoded by the coding sequence ATGGTTGACGCGACGAAGTCTGGGGGTGGCAAAGTGGGTTTTATAGCACGAATCGGAGCCAGTTTTCGCCGAACCGGTGGATTTTTTGGCGACGTAATGTCCGAACTGAAGAAAGTTCGCTGGCCTAATCGTAAGGAACTGACGACCTATACATTGGTTGTTATGGTTACGGTTGTGCTTTTGGCGATATTCTTCTTCGTCGTTGATTTGGGTATCTCGCGCTTGATCGATTTGATTCTAGGAACGTAA
- the cysE gene encoding serine O-acetyltransferase — MFAQLRDDIQVVFERDPAARSTLEVVMTYSGLHAIWGHRIAHKLWKAQWCTLARAVSQLFRFFTGIEIHPGATIGRGLFIDHGMGVVIGETCEIGDNVTIYQGVTLGGTGKEKGKRHPTVGNDVIIATGAKVLGSFKIGDNSKIGAGAVVLQEVPPNSTVVGIKARIVIQDGKRVKCDLDHVNLPDPVADTIRQMQREIDHLRKELELLREDKKTHEHSVD, encoded by the coding sequence GTGTTTGCACAATTACGAGATGATATTCAGGTTGTATTTGAACGAGACCCGGCCGCGCGAAGCACTCTGGAGGTTGTGATGACCTATTCAGGTTTGCACGCGATATGGGGGCACCGCATTGCCCACAAGTTGTGGAAGGCCCAATGGTGTACACTGGCGCGGGCTGTTTCTCAATTATTCCGTTTTTTTACGGGAATTGAGATACACCCTGGCGCGACAATCGGCAGAGGGTTGTTTATCGATCACGGGATGGGCGTCGTGATCGGAGAGACGTGTGAGATTGGGGACAACGTGACCATCTACCAGGGGGTGACCTTGGGTGGAACAGGCAAGGAAAAGGGAAAGCGACATCCAACAGTGGGCAACGATGTCATTATTGCGACGGGTGCAAAGGTGTTGGGTTCCTTCAAGATTGGCGATAATTCAAAGATAGGGGCAGGCGCAGTTGTTTTGCAGGAGGTGCCCCCCAACTCTACGGTGGTCGGAATCAAGGCGCGGATCGTGATTCAGGATGGGAAGCGCGTCAAATGCGATCTGGACCATGTGAACCTGCCAGACCCTGTGGCAGATACGATCCGTCAAATGCAACGGGAAATTGATCATTTGCGCAAGGAATTGGAACTTTTGAGGGAGGATAAAAAGACTCATGAGCATTCAGTTGACTAA
- the nusG gene encoding transcription termination/antitermination protein NusG, which yields MEKAWYVVHTYSGYENKVKTNLEKRVESMGMEDKIFRVLVPTEEEVETKDGKKRTVTKKVFPGYVLVEMVMTDDSWYVVRNTPGVTGFVGSTGAGSKPTALRPEEADTILKQMGIEIPKIRVDFALRDMVRVTDGPFSNRTGEIIEIHPDRQKVRVLVDIFGRETPVELDFTQVQKLD from the coding sequence ATGGAAAAAGCATGGTATGTCGTTCATACGTACTCAGGTTACGAAAACAAGGTTAAAACCAATCTGGAGAAGCGCGTCGAGTCGATGGGCATGGAAGACAAGATCTTTCGCGTTCTTGTCCCCACTGAAGAAGAGGTGGAGACCAAGGATGGTAAAAAGCGCACCGTCACGAAAAAAGTGTTTCCTGGATACGTCCTTGTTGAAATGGTGATGACGGACGACTCTTGGTATGTCGTGCGCAACACTCCTGGGGTTACCGGCTTTGTCGGATCCACGGGCGCCGGTTCCAAACCGACAGCGCTGCGTCCTGAAGAGGCCGATACGATCCTCAAGCAAATGGGGATCGAAATTCCCAAGATCAGAGTCGATTTTGCTCTCCGCGATATGGTACGCGTCACAGATGGTCCGTTTTCCAATCGCACCGGGGAGATTATCGAGATTCACCCGGACAGGCAGAAGGTCCGCGTATTGGTGGACATCTTCGGTCGCGAAACACCGGTAGAGCTAGACTTTACACAAGTTCAAAAATTGGATTAG
- the gltX gene encoding glutamate--tRNA ligase, with product MAKEIRTRYAPSPTGHLHIGGARTALFNYLFAKHHGGSFIVRIEDTDQTRNKENADEEQMKNLKWLGVKWEEGTDVGGPYGPYRQMERLDIYRTYIDQLLAEGKAYYCYATKEELDAEREEQLARGETPRILEKHRHVTDEQRAQFEAEGRVPSIHFLVHDDREYVVDDMIRGQVTFNSNEMGDFVICRPDGIPTYNFAVVIDDYLMKISHVIRGEEHLSNTPRQLMIYEAFGWEPPQFAHLALILNQEGKKMSKRDESILQFIEQYRDLGFLPEAIVNFLVLLGWSPGGEEEIFLIDDLIKLFSMDRVNKSPAVFDATKMNWMNNFYLKRQSLDMITDMCIPHLQKAGFIEETLSDERRDWVRSIVGLYQEQMSYCAQIVPLAALFFLDEVVYDEEARMVLKEPQLPEVLASFAKHLLAQEEYHVDIIKAALKEVQKETGHKGKALFMPVRVGATGQAHGRDLAETLYLLGRDKVLGRIKHVIEHGE from the coding sequence ATGGCGAAAGAAATCCGCACGCGATATGCTCCTAGTCCTACGGGGCATTTACATATCGGCGGCGCACGTACAGCGCTTTTCAACTACTTGTTTGCGAAACATCACGGCGGGTCCTTCATCGTTCGGATTGAAGATACCGACCAAACGCGCAACAAGGAAAATGCTGACGAAGAGCAGATGAAAAACCTGAAATGGCTCGGTGTCAAATGGGAAGAGGGTACAGACGTTGGCGGTCCTTATGGGCCTTATCGCCAAATGGAACGTCTGGACATCTACCGCACCTATATCGATCAATTGCTCGCTGAAGGGAAAGCGTACTATTGCTACGCGACCAAAGAAGAGCTGGATGCAGAACGTGAAGAGCAGCTCGCTCGCGGAGAGACTCCTCGCATTCTGGAAAAGCATCGTCACGTAACGGATGAGCAGCGCGCACAGTTCGAAGCAGAGGGACGCGTCCCATCCATTCACTTCCTCGTTCATGACGATCGGGAGTATGTGGTTGATGATATGATTCGTGGTCAAGTAACTTTCAATTCCAACGAGATGGGCGACTTCGTCATTTGCCGTCCGGATGGAATTCCGACTTATAACTTTGCGGTTGTCATCGATGACTACCTGATGAAGATCAGTCATGTCATCCGTGGGGAAGAGCATCTGTCCAATACGCCGCGCCAGTTGATGATTTATGAAGCGTTTGGTTGGGAACCGCCTCAATTTGCTCACTTAGCGCTGATCCTGAACCAAGAAGGCAAAAAAATGTCCAAGCGCGACGAGAGCATTCTCCAGTTCATCGAGCAGTACCGTGATCTGGGCTTCTTGCCGGAAGCAATCGTGAATTTCCTCGTGCTCCTCGGCTGGTCTCCAGGCGGAGAAGAAGAGATTTTCCTCATCGACGATTTGATCAAGCTGTTCTCGATGGACCGCGTAAACAAATCGCCTGCCGTATTTGACGCCACCAAGATGAACTGGATGAACAATTTCTATTTGAAGCGCCAGTCGTTGGATATGATCACGGATATGTGCATCCCTCATCTCCAGAAGGCAGGCTTCATCGAAGAGACGCTGTCCGATGAAAGACGCGATTGGGTCCGCAGCATCGTTGGATTGTACCAGGAGCAAATGTCCTACTGTGCGCAAATCGTTCCACTTGCAGCTCTTTTCTTCCTCGACGAAGTGGTGTACGATGAAGAAGCGAGAATGGTGTTGAAAGAACCGCAATTGCCAGAAGTGCTTGCATCATTCGCGAAGCACCTCTTGGCTCAAGAGGAATATCATGTAGATATTATCAAGGCCGCGTTGAAAGAAGTGCAGAAAGAAACGGGTCACAAAGGCAAGGCGTTGTTCATGCCGGTACGTGTAGGAGCCACTGGGCAAGCACACGGACGTGATCTCGCGGAGACGCTGTACTTGCTTGGCCGTGATAAAGTGCTGGGTCGTATCAAGCATGTGATTGAACACGGGGAATAG
- the rplK gene encoding 50S ribosomal protein L11, with protein sequence MAKKVIRVIKLQIPAGKANPAPPVGPALGQAGVNIMGFCKEFNARTESEAGMIIPVEITVFEDRSFTFITKTPPAAVLLKKAAGIESGSGVPNKTKVATLKRDKVREIAELKRPDLNAASVEAAMRMVEGTARSMGIVIED encoded by the coding sequence GTGGCTAAGAAGGTTATCCGCGTAATCAAATTGCAAATCCCAGCAGGTAAAGCGAATCCTGCACCTCCAGTAGGTCCGGCTCTCGGTCAAGCTGGTGTAAACATCATGGGATTCTGTAAAGAATTCAACGCTCGCACTGAAAGCGAAGCAGGTATGATCATTCCGGTGGAAATCACCGTATTCGAAGATCGTTCCTTCACTTTCATCACGAAGACTCCACCAGCTGCTGTTCTCTTGAAAAAAGCTGCTGGCATCGAGTCCGGTTCTGGTGTACCAAACAAAACAAAAGTTGCTACCCTGAAACGCGACAAAGTTCGTGAAATCGCTGAACTGAAGCGTCCTGACCTGAATGCAGCATCCGTTGAAGCGGCTATGCGCATGGTAGAAGGTACAGCTCGTTCCATGGGTATCGTAATCGAAGACTAA
- the ispF gene encoding 2-C-methyl-D-erythritol 2,4-cyclodiphosphate synthase: protein MRIGQGFDVHQLVEGRPCIIGGVTIPYEKGLLGHSDADVLLHAISDAILGAIGEGDIGRHFPDTDPAFKDADSVKLLEHVWALVKERGYRLGNVDATIIAQAPKMAPYIPQMQEVIARVLEVEDLSQVNVKATTTEKLGFPGRGEGIAAQAACLLVK, encoded by the coding sequence ATGCGTATTGGACAAGGGTTTGATGTGCATCAACTGGTAGAGGGGCGGCCTTGCATTATCGGCGGTGTCACGATCCCCTATGAGAAAGGATTGCTGGGGCATTCGGATGCAGACGTGCTTTTGCATGCCATTAGCGATGCGATACTGGGAGCGATTGGAGAGGGAGATATCGGCAGACATTTTCCGGACACCGACCCTGCCTTCAAAGATGCGGATAGCGTGAAGCTGCTCGAGCATGTCTGGGCGCTGGTAAAAGAACGTGGATACCGACTGGGAAATGTGGATGCGACCATTATAGCGCAGGCTCCCAAAATGGCGCCGTACATCCCGCAGATGCAGGAAGTCATCGCGCGTGTATTGGAGGTGGAGGATCTCTCCCAGGTCAACGTGAAGGCGACCACTACGGAAAAGCTGGGCTTTCCTGGACGCGGAGAAGGAATCGCTGCTCAGGCTGCTTGCTTGCTTGTCAAGTAG
- the ispD gene encoding 2-C-methyl-D-erythritol 4-phosphate cytidylyltransferase, with protein MRTGVVIVAAGSGKRMGGERNKLWLPLGGEPILAHTVRLFATHREIDEIVLVVSTEDHSSVLKWLDRERIRVTVALGGAERQDSVRNGLSALSSDCSYVLVHDAARPFVTRKQISAMIQQVHKDQATIMAVPVKDTIKVVGTTGIVESTPARESLWAVQTPQAFRMSLLREAHQTAVETGKMGTDDAMLVEWLGHPVTVMQGSYENIKITTPDDLWLGEEILRKRKGE; from the coding sequence GTGCGTACGGGAGTCGTGATCGTTGCCGCTGGTTCTGGAAAACGAATGGGCGGAGAACGAAACAAGCTGTGGTTGCCTCTTGGTGGTGAGCCGATTTTGGCTCATACGGTTCGCCTGTTTGCGACCCATCGGGAGATTGATGAAATCGTACTGGTAGTCAGTACGGAAGACCATAGCAGTGTGCTGAAATGGCTCGACCGCGAGCGAATCCGCGTGACAGTTGCGTTGGGTGGTGCCGAACGACAGGACAGCGTAAGAAATGGACTGTCCGCACTATCCAGCGACTGCTCCTATGTGCTCGTTCACGATGCTGCCCGTCCTTTCGTTACTCGCAAACAGATCAGCGCGATGATCCAGCAGGTTCATAAGGATCAGGCGACGATCATGGCAGTGCCGGTGAAGGATACGATAAAAGTGGTGGGGACGACAGGAATCGTAGAGTCGACCCCAGCGCGTGAAAGCTTGTGGGCGGTCCAAACCCCACAAGCTTTTCGTATGTCTTTACTGCGAGAAGCGCATCAGACGGCAGTGGAAACGGGCAAGATGGGTACGGACGACGCTATGCTGGTTGAATGGCTAGGGCATCCTGTGACAGTCATGCAAGGAAGCTATGAGAATATAAAAATCACCACCCCGGATGACCTGTGGTTAGGTGAAGAGATCTTGCGTAAACGAAAGGGAGAGTAA